One window from the genome of Leptospira ryugenii encodes:
- a CDS encoding SPOR domain-containing protein — protein MKERVFYVINLDKQRIGILSLFLFALFFSVFFLGVSVGKGRQEISASTLPPQENVELPKQENLALASQNQTNRTEEMVVSNPKSNVSMEVPLADVNQGQTNTNPYYAETSTAKDEEEEAKSHVIDLNKQSVSRKETSHKKKEVALKNVAPKKEKKAIAPEAEAKQKLYTLQLGAFGQREAAESLLTKVNQSSTKAKAFIVFKNGYFVVQMGKTSDKDSLKKIQQKLPLDVRGKSMVVSFIPLH, from the coding sequence ATGAAAGAACGTGTATTTTATGTCATCAATTTAGATAAACAAAGGATAGGGATCCTTTCTCTCTTTCTATTCGCACTGTTTTTCTCGGTATTTTTCTTGGGAGTATCGGTAGGTAAAGGCCGCCAAGAGATCTCAGCAAGTACACTTCCCCCACAGGAAAATGTAGAATTGCCCAAACAAGAAAACCTTGCTTTGGCTAGCCAGAACCAAACCAACCGAACAGAAGAGATGGTCGTTTCCAATCCGAAATCCAATGTGAGTATGGAAGTGCCCTTGGCGGATGTAAACCAGGGCCAAACAAACACAAACCCTTATTATGCGGAGACCTCCACAGCCAAAGACGAAGAGGAAGAAGCCAAGAGCCATGTCATTGATTTGAACAAACAGTCTGTTTCCAGAAAGGAAACGAGCCACAAAAAGAAAGAAGTAGCTCTGAAGAATGTAGCTCCCAAAAAGGAAAAAAAGGCAATTGCACCAGAAGCCGAGGCTAAACAAAAACTATATACTCTACAATTGGGCGCTTTCGGACAAAGAGAAGCCGCGGAGTCTCTTCTCACGAAAGTTAACCAAAGCTCAACAAAAGCGAAGGCCTTCATAGTCTTTAAAAACGGATACTTTGTTGTTCAAATGGGCAAAACTTCGGATAAGGATTCTTTGAAAAAAATCCAACAAAAACTACCACTAGATGTCCGAGGGAAGTCGATGGTAGTTTCGTTCATACCTCTGCATTAA
- a CDS encoding alpha/beta fold hydrolase yields MNKNSFRFSILFGLSLTFFNCASLLHKTGLTWERSRSDLSKQSLQVGEFKWVYLEGGEGKETILTIHGFGGDKDHWTRFVRTLSDDYRIISPDLPGFGENDRLPNQSYDIKHQVERLHEFVKSLGLKSFHIVGNSMGGAIAGYYAATYPEDVLSLTLINTAGVKSPVPSELANLLQAGKPNPLLVGSVEDFDRLLAFSFVKPPYIPGPLKTYFTNRAIQNRDWNEGIFTQIRKDPFLLESVLNKIKAPTCIIWGKEDRIIHVSSTEVLVKKIKSKQQLIILPEMGHAPMIESPREVAEHWLKWQSNIAHSSP; encoded by the coding sequence ATGAACAAAAACAGCTTTCGATTTTCTATCCTCTTCGGGTTAAGTCTTACATTTTTTAATTGCGCATCCCTACTCCACAAAACAGGACTTACATGGGAGCGCTCGCGCTCGGACCTTTCCAAACAAAGTCTTCAAGTGGGCGAATTCAAATGGGTCTATTTAGAGGGTGGCGAAGGAAAGGAAACCATTCTCACCATACATGGATTTGGTGGTGACAAGGATCACTGGACTCGGTTTGTAAGGACTCTCTCTGACGATTATCGTATCATTTCACCAGACCTACCGGGATTTGGGGAAAATGACCGTCTACCCAACCAATCCTATGATATCAAACACCAAGTAGAGCGTTTGCATGAATTTGTGAAATCCTTAGGGCTTAAATCCTTCCATATCGTAGGGAATTCGATGGGGGGAGCTATTGCTGGCTACTATGCAGCGACTTACCCAGAAGATGTATTGAGTTTAACATTAATCAATACAGCAGGCGTGAAAAGTCCGGTACCAAGTGAACTAGCAAACCTCCTCCAAGCAGGCAAACCCAACCCCTTGTTAGTCGGTTCAGTAGAGGACTTTGACCGTCTTCTTGCCTTCAGCTTTGTAAAACCACCCTACATTCCTGGACCCTTAAAAACGTACTTCACAAATAGGGCGATCCAAAATAGAGATTGGAACGAAGGGATTTTCACTCAAATACGAAAGGATCCTTTTCTTCTAGAAAGTGTGTTGAATAAAATCAAAGCACCAACCTGTATCATCTGGGGAAAGGAAGACCGAATTATCCATGTTTCTTCTACAGAAGTTTTGGTAAAAAAAATTAAGTCCAAACAACAGTTAATCATCTTACCCGAAATGGGCCATGCGCCTATGATTGAATCTCCCAGGGAGGTCGCCGAACATTGGCTAAAATGGCAATCTAACATAGCTCATTCCTCCCCCTAA
- a CDS encoding YegP family protein, producing MAAKFEVYQDKKGEYRFRLKAGNGEVIASSEGYSSKQACLQGIESVKKNAADAKVEELSGD from the coding sequence ATGGCAGCAAAATTTGAAGTGTACCAAGACAAAAAGGGTGAGTATCGGTTTCGACTTAAGGCAGGGAATGGGGAAGTGATCGCTTCGAGCGAAGGTTATTCTTCCAAACAAGCTTGTTTGCAAGGCATTGAGTCCGTGAAAAAAAATGCGGCAGATGCGAAGGTAGAAGAGCTCTCTGGTGATTGA
- a CDS encoding ankyrin repeat domain-containing protein, with protein sequence MIENGIKQTEAETLRKILETGNRDELLKFRKVSVGSWERLQFPDLGIHGWSALHFAVKYQNLELCECLLTSGMDPNIQEYQDDATPLHYAVACNRRDLVQMLLDNKANPDLQKVDGDTALIQASSDGLQEIANLLIARGADLNIQDSLGWTALLWASTNGHTAIVQSIVSQKIKSHQAESEADRTALLIATSVGNLDIAKLLVHEGFDFGGLEYQKALMLAANNGHSEIVDLLRSFSFPL encoded by the coding sequence GTGATTGAAAACGGAATCAAACAAACGGAGGCAGAAACCCTCCGTAAAATTTTAGAAACCGGAAATCGTGACGAACTGTTAAAATTTAGAAAGGTCTCCGTGGGTTCTTGGGAACGTTTGCAATTCCCTGACTTGGGAATCCATGGTTGGTCTGCCTTACATTTTGCAGTGAAATACCAAAATTTAGAGCTCTGTGAATGTTTGCTAACATCGGGTATGGACCCAAACATCCAAGAATACCAAGATGACGCAACTCCTCTTCACTATGCGGTTGCCTGCAACCGTAGGGATCTGGTCCAAATGCTCTTGGATAATAAAGCAAATCCTGACCTCCAAAAAGTAGATGGTGATACGGCACTGATCCAGGCAAGTTCCGATGGCTTGCAGGAAATCGCCAATCTCCTCATTGCTAGGGGAGCCGATTTGAATATCCAGGATTCCTTGGGCTGGACCGCCTTGCTTTGGGCATCTACCAATGGGCACACGGCCATTGTACAGAGCATCGTCTCGCAAAAGATCAAATCACACCAAGCGGAGTCAGAGGCTGATCGAACAGCCCTTCTCATTGCAACCTCAGTAGGTAACCTTGATATCGCAAAACTCCTTGTCCATGAAGGTTTTGACTTTGGAGGACTCGAATACCAAAAGGCCTTGATGTTAGCAGCCAACAATGGTCATAGTGAGATCGTAGATCTACTTCGCAGCTTTAGTTTTCCGCTCTAA
- the coaE gene encoding dephospho-CoA kinase (Dephospho-CoA kinase (CoaE) performs the final step in coenzyme A biosynthesis.): MAYAEDRVYLIGITGSIGSGKSTVAKLFESFGAFRISSDEIAKGFTDPDSPIKGELRAIFGSEIFDSLGNPIKQKIADLAFSDPNLLSKLNELIHPLVRKEFKRKIQSLERESLVAWEVPLLFETDAHTLCDFTVCVYTSPEIAQERAIQRGGMTREDYEKRKATQLPIEEKKALSQFSIPNDNSIEDLKKSSWLVFQEIKNKTKVSL; this comes from the coding sequence ATGGCTTATGCAGAGGACAGAGTTTACTTGATCGGGATTACGGGTAGCATTGGCTCCGGTAAATCTACGGTTGCAAAACTCTTTGAGTCCTTTGGAGCATTCAGGATCAGCTCTGATGAAATCGCCAAAGGGTTTACGGACCCTGATTCTCCGATAAAAGGCGAACTTCGCGCTATTTTTGGTAGCGAGATCTTTGATTCCTTGGGTAATCCAATCAAACAAAAGATCGCGGACTTAGCCTTCTCAGACCCAAACCTACTTTCTAAACTCAACGAATTGATACACCCCTTGGTCCGAAAGGAATTTAAACGGAAAATCCAAAGCCTAGAGAGAGAAAGTCTCGTTGCCTGGGAAGTGCCTCTCCTCTTTGAAACGGATGCTCATACACTCTGCGATTTTACTGTTTGTGTCTACACAAGCCCTGAGATTGCACAAGAGCGGGCCATCCAGAGAGGCGGAATGACAAGGGAAGACTACGAGAAAAGAAAGGCTACCCAATTGCCAATTGAGGAGAAAAAGGCTCTCTCCCAATTTTCCATTCCGAACGATAATTCTATAGAGGACCTAAAAAAATCCTCATGGTTAGTATTCCAAGAAATAAAAAACAAAACTAAGGTTAGCTTATGA